Proteins co-encoded in one Nicotiana sylvestris chromosome 7, ASM39365v2, whole genome shotgun sequence genomic window:
- the LOC138873824 gene encoding uncharacterized protein produces MVSAWGETSYEDSEDEARDEQALMAIRESDEEQEASVLHLKDKIKFLSKERLSELLLDFIDESEIINNEKEDLSRECMILKSKCKNLESRGNKSDSKNAELKNQVLELDTSVLELRYDNLKLKLGICKKKDDHKHVTLEENLEKMKDELYRKDE; encoded by the coding sequence ATGGTTtctgcttggggagaaacatcatatgaggactcagaagatgaagctagagatgaacaagcacttatggccatcagAGAATCAGATGAGGAACAAGAGGCAAGTgtccttcatctcaaagacaagattaaattcttgtctaaagaaaggttgtctgagctattgctagacttcattgatgagtctgagataattaacaatgagaaggaagatcTGTCTAGGGAATGTATGATCTTAAaatccaagtgcaaaaatctagaatctagggGTAATAagagtgatagtaaaaatgctgagttgaagaaccaagttcttgaacttgacactagtgtcttagaacttaggtatgataacttaaaactgaaactaggaataTGTAAGAAGAAAGATGATCACAAACATGtcaccctagaagaaaacttagaaaaaatgaaggatgagttgtacaggaaGGATGAGTAG